One part of the Streptomyces sp. NBC_00286 genome encodes these proteins:
- a CDS encoding heavy metal translocating P-type ATPase — protein sequence MTSTAASATDKSVELTIGGMTCASCAARVEKKLNRIDGVTATVNFATERAKVSYGDGIRVADLIATVEKTGYTAEEPAPPEPEPEAPREDLELASLRERLTVSAALAIPVVLLSMIPSLQFDNWQWLSLTLAAPVVVWGGLPFHRATFTNARHGAATMDTLVSVGTLAAFGWSVWALFWGHAGMPGMRHGFDLTVERADASSAIYLEVAAGVVTFILLGRYLEARAKRRSGAALRALMELGAKDVSVLRDGREVRVPVAELRVGDQFVVRPGEKVATDGTVVEGASAVDASMLTGESVPVDVTVGDAVTGATVNAGGRLVVEATRIGADTQLARMAKLVEDAQNGKAEAQRLADRISAVFVPAVLLIAVATFGVWLGMTDELTAAFTAAVAVLIIACPCALGLATPTALMVGTGRGAQLGILIKGPEVLESTRRVDTVVLDKTGTVTTGRMTLQDVYAAADTDEKQVLRLAGALEHASEHPIARAVAAGAEMGVPPLERSREWGKTGPLPAVTGFENVTGLGVRGTVDGHEVLVGRARLLDEAGIALPDELAALKTRAEAEGRTAVAVAWDGVARGVVTVADAIKESSAEAVRELRALGLTPVLLTGDNRTVAEAVARRVGIDEAYVFAEVLPQDKVDVIRRLQAEGRAVAMVGDGVNDAAALAVADLGLAMGTGTDAAIEAGDLTLVRGDLRVAADAIRLSRKTLATIKGNLVWAFGYNVAALPLAAAGLLNPMIAGAAMAFSSVFVVTNSLRLRAFR from the coding sequence TTGACCAGCACAGCGGCATCCGCCACAGACAAGAGCGTCGAGCTCACCATCGGCGGCATGACCTGCGCCTCCTGCGCCGCCCGCGTCGAGAAGAAGCTCAACCGCATCGACGGCGTCACTGCCACGGTGAACTTCGCGACGGAGCGCGCGAAGGTCTCGTACGGCGACGGCATACGCGTAGCCGATCTGATCGCCACCGTGGAGAAGACCGGCTACACGGCGGAGGAGCCGGCACCCCCCGAGCCCGAGCCGGAGGCACCCCGCGAAGACCTCGAACTCGCCTCCCTCCGCGAGCGCCTGACCGTCTCCGCCGCGCTCGCCATCCCCGTCGTACTCCTCTCCATGATCCCGTCCCTCCAGTTCGACAACTGGCAGTGGCTGTCGCTCACGCTCGCCGCGCCCGTCGTCGTCTGGGGCGGACTCCCGTTCCACCGGGCGACGTTCACGAACGCCCGGCACGGCGCGGCCACCATGGACACGCTCGTCTCCGTCGGCACGCTGGCCGCCTTCGGCTGGTCGGTGTGGGCGCTGTTCTGGGGCCACGCGGGAATGCCGGGCATGCGGCACGGTTTCGACCTCACCGTCGAACGCGCGGACGCCTCGTCGGCGATCTACCTCGAAGTGGCCGCCGGAGTCGTCACGTTCATCCTCCTCGGGCGGTATCTGGAGGCCCGCGCCAAGCGGCGCTCGGGCGCAGCCCTGAGGGCCCTCATGGAGCTGGGCGCCAAGGATGTCTCCGTACTGCGCGATGGCCGCGAGGTGCGCGTTCCCGTCGCCGAGCTCAGGGTCGGTGACCAGTTCGTCGTACGGCCCGGTGAGAAGGTCGCCACCGACGGCACCGTCGTCGAGGGCGCCTCGGCGGTCGACGCCTCGATGCTGACCGGCGAGTCGGTGCCGGTGGATGTGACCGTCGGCGACGCCGTGACGGGCGCGACCGTGAACGCCGGCGGCAGGCTCGTCGTCGAGGCGACCCGCATCGGCGCGGACACGCAACTGGCGCGGATGGCGAAGCTCGTCGAGGACGCGCAGAACGGGAAGGCCGAGGCGCAGCGCCTCGCCGACCGGATCTCCGCCGTGTTCGTCCCGGCCGTGCTGCTGATCGCCGTCGCCACCTTCGGCGTCTGGCTCGGCATGACGGACGAGCTGACCGCCGCCTTCACGGCCGCCGTCGCAGTGCTGATCATCGCCTGCCCGTGCGCCCTCGGCCTCGCGACCCCGACCGCCCTGATGGTCGGCACCGGGCGCGGCGCCCAGCTCGGCATCCTGATCAAGGGCCCCGAGGTCCTGGAGTCCACGCGCCGCGTCGACACGGTCGTCCTGGACAAGACCGGCACGGTCACCACCGGCCGGATGACCCTCCAGGACGTGTACGCCGCTGCCGACACCGACGAGAAGCAGGTACTACGGCTCGCAGGCGCCCTGGAGCACGCCTCCGAGCACCCGATCGCCCGGGCCGTCGCGGCGGGCGCGGAGATGGGGGTCCCCCCGCTCGAGCGAAGCCGAGAGTGGGGGAAGACAGGGCCCCTCCCGGCCGTCACAGGCTTCGAGAACGTCACGGGCCTCGGCGTACGCGGAACCGTCGACGGACACGAGGTGCTGGTCGGACGGGCGCGGCTGCTCGACGAGGCCGGTATCGCGCTGCCCGACGAGCTGGCCGCGCTGAAGACGCGGGCCGAGGCAGAGGGGCGTACCGCCGTGGCCGTCGCCTGGGACGGGGTGGCACGCGGTGTCGTGACCGTCGCCGACGCGATCAAGGAGAGCAGCGCCGAGGCGGTCCGCGAGCTGCGCGCCCTGGGGCTGACGCCCGTGCTCCTGACCGGGGACAACCGGACCGTCGCCGAGGCCGTGGCGCGCCGGGTCGGCATCGATGAGGCGTACGTGTTCGCCGAGGTGCTGCCGCAGGACAAGGTCGACGTGATCCGGCGGCTCCAGGCGGAGGGCCGGGCGGTCGCGATGGTCGGCGACGGCGTCAACGACGCGGCCGCGCTCGCTGTCGCCGATCTGGGCCTTGCCATGGGCACCGGAACTGACGCGGCGATCGAGGCGGGCGATCTGACGCTCGTACGCGGGGATCTGCGGGTGGCCGCGGATGCGATCCGGCTGTCGCGGAAAACCCTCGCGACGATCAAGGGAAACCTCGTCTGGGCCTTCGGCTACAACGTGGCCGCGTTGCCGCTGGCCGCGGCGGGGCTGCTGAATCCGATGATCGCGGGCGCCGCGATGGCGTTCTCCTCCGTGTTCGTGGTGACGAACAGTCTCCGACTCCGGGCATTTCGGTGA
- a CDS encoding heavy-metal-associated domain-containing protein — MTAHTVTVTYQVTGMSCAHCEGSVAGELSALPGVREVKAVASTGEVTVVSDNPLDADAVRAAIDEAGFELVGTA, encoded by the coding sequence ATGACCGCCCACACCGTCACCGTCACCTACCAGGTGACCGGAATGAGCTGCGCCCACTGCGAAGGCTCCGTCGCAGGCGAGCTCTCCGCGCTCCCAGGCGTCCGCGAGGTGAAAGCCGTGGCCTCGACCGGCGAGGTCACCGTCGTGTCCGACAACCCGCTCGACGCGGACGCGGTTCGCGCCGCCATCGACGAGGCCGGGTTCGAGCTCGTCGGCACGGCCTGA
- a CDS encoding helix-turn-helix transcriptional regulator, with translation MTDRRLWSYKDIAAHIQVQPDTVRSYRKHGMLPPPDHVESGKPYWYADTIRAWVASRPSNRGRRGD, from the coding sequence ATGACCGACCGCAGACTCTGGTCGTACAAGGACATTGCGGCGCATATTCAGGTGCAGCCGGATACCGTGCGGTCTTACCGCAAGCACGGGATGCTTCCGCCGCCGGATCATGTGGAGTCCGGCAAGCCGTATTGGTATGCGGACACCATTCGGGCGTGGGTGGCTTCGCGGCCGAGCAACAGGGGGCGGCGGGGCGACTGA